In one Candidatus Nitronereus thalassa genomic region, the following are encoded:
- a CDS encoding TlpA disulfide reductase family protein — translation MNRRYVLIGLMIGFLAIGGTSWAKGFFKVGEIAPLFSLTSVAGQQVSLNDLKGKVVVLGLFHICEPCLIQSTNLQKVHEATQGKNVAVVGVNSSGDSKADILEFMGMFPLKVTYPYLIDPDQVTDRLYGGGRFIPNVYILDQQGVIRWQRVGNMDLADHKIILDEVNKLLGPVPSTSSGSL, via the coding sequence ATGAATCGTCGATATGTTTTGATCGGTCTCATGATCGGCTTCCTGGCAATAGGGGGTACAAGTTGGGCTAAAGGATTTTTCAAAGTCGGAGAGATAGCTCCGTTATTTTCCCTTACCTCTGTGGCAGGGCAACAAGTGTCTTTAAATGACTTGAAGGGAAAAGTCGTAGTTCTGGGTCTTTTTCATATTTGTGAACCTTGCCTCATTCAAAGTACCAATTTGCAAAAGGTTCACGAAGCGACACAAGGAAAAAACGTGGCGGTAGTGGGCGTCAATTCCTCCGGGGATTCCAAGGCTGATATTCTTGAATTTATGGGAATGTTTCCCCTGAAGGTGACCTATCCCTATCTCATCGACCCTGATCAAGTCACGGATCGCTTATATGGAGGAGGACGCTTTATTCCTAACGTCTACATTCTGGATCAACAAGGCGTGATTCGGTGGCAGAGGGTCGGAAATATGGATTTAGCCGATCATAAGATCATTTTAGACGAGGTGAATAAATTGTTAGGACCAGTTCCATCCACTAGTTCCGGAAGTTTATAG
- the purF gene encoding amidophosphoribosyltransferase produces the protein MPDKFHDECAVFGIYGHKEAANLTYLGLYALQHRGQESSGIVSTDGHNFNVEKGMGLVADIFTKKEIRRLKGTKAIGHNRYSTAGESNHRNIQPLTVNYAFGHLALAHNGNLTNASVLRSELEAYGSIFQSDSDSEVIVHLIAHSKGESFLNRLIEALSLVRGAYSLALLTEHEMVAARDPYGFRPLCLGRYKDAWIVASETCAFDLIGAEFVREVEPGEVIVVNDQGLTSHHPFIVPETPAKCVFEYVYFARPDSKIFGNYAVYPVRKALGRQLAKEAMVPADIVIPVPDSGVPAALGFSEGAGIPFEIGLTRNHYIGRTFIEPEQSIRHFGVKLKLNAVPDVLEGKRVVVVDDSIVRGTTSRKIVKMLRNAGAKEIHMRISSPPTIAPCFYGIDTPTQKELIGSSHNIEEIRKYITADSLAYLSLEGMLNAAPGRNDHYCHACFTDQYPIPFTKAEEIQLGLFDVNTSPR, from the coding sequence ATGCCTGATAAATTTCATGATGAATGCGCCGTTTTTGGGATTTATGGTCATAAGGAAGCGGCGAATCTGACCTATTTGGGTTTGTATGCGCTCCAGCATCGTGGGCAGGAAAGCTCGGGGATTGTGTCGACCGATGGCCACAATTTCAACGTGGAAAAAGGGATGGGATTGGTAGCGGATATTTTTACGAAAAAAGAGATTCGTCGGTTAAAGGGGACGAAAGCCATAGGGCATAATCGGTATTCCACCGCCGGGGAAAGCAATCATCGAAATATTCAACCCCTGACCGTTAACTATGCTTTTGGGCATTTGGCGCTGGCGCATAATGGGAATCTCACCAATGCCTCCGTTCTGCGAAGTGAACTCGAAGCCTATGGTTCCATCTTTCAATCCGACTCCGATAGCGAAGTCATCGTGCATCTGATTGCTCATTCCAAAGGGGAGAGCTTCCTCAACCGACTCATCGAAGCCCTCTCTCTGGTCCGAGGCGCCTATTCACTCGCCTTACTGACGGAGCATGAGATGGTGGCGGCACGGGATCCCTATGGATTTCGTCCTCTTTGCCTGGGTCGTTATAAAGATGCCTGGATCGTGGCGTCGGAAACCTGTGCCTTTGATTTAATTGGGGCTGAATTCGTGCGCGAAGTGGAACCGGGCGAAGTGATCGTGGTCAATGACCAAGGGTTGACCTCCCACCACCCATTTATTGTGCCGGAAACTCCGGCCAAATGCGTGTTTGAATATGTCTATTTTGCCAGACCTGATTCAAAGATATTTGGCAATTATGCGGTTTACCCTGTGCGGAAGGCGTTGGGCCGGCAATTGGCTAAAGAAGCCATGGTCCCGGCGGATATTGTCATTCCCGTCCCGGACTCTGGAGTGCCCGCGGCCTTGGGATTTTCGGAGGGTGCCGGAATACCGTTTGAAATCGGGTTAACCCGTAACCATTATATTGGGCGAACGTTTATTGAGCCTGAACAGTCGATTCGGCATTTTGGGGTCAAACTCAAGCTCAATGCCGTGCCGGATGTGCTTGAAGGAAAGCGGGTGGTCGTGGTGGATGATTCCATCGTGCGGGGAACCACCAGCCGGAAAATCGTGAAAATGTTGCGAAACGCCGGGGCCAAGGAAATTCATATGCGGATCAGTTCACCGCCCACGATCGCGCCCTGTTTTTATGGGATCGATACGCCGACCCAAAAAGAACTGATCGGGTCCAGTCATAACATTGAAGAAATTCGAAAATACATTACCGCTGACAGTCTCGCGTATTTAAGTCTCGAAGGAATGTTGAATGCTGCCCCAGGCCGGAACGACCACTACTGCCATGCCTGCTTCACCGATCAATACCCCATTCCCTTCACCAAGGCTGAAGAAATCCAACTTGGCTTGTTTGATGTAAACACGTCTCCACGTTAG
- a CDS encoding TPM domain-containing protein, which translates to MKRFPLFLLIVCLFVTPVCWADSPYGIKKQTFPTPRGYVSDFAELFDQEWKSRIRGVCKELETRTGVELIVVTIPTVKPYPHARNYAEALYEEWRIGTAQKEQGILLLTSLNERQAVVVLGKTLIPVIGKPQLDILSEQHLIPMFQSSNYGEAIFQTVVGLSAASGKVTKDPVKKKKSSAGFWMNVAVVVAMLFALWRFTRPERRHPFQRWRRGEYWGTGQGGFGGGFGGFGGGTSGQGLS; encoded by the coding sequence ATGAAACGTTTTCCGTTGTTCCTTTTGATTGTCTGTCTTTTTGTCACTCCAGTGTGTTGGGCTGACTCGCCGTATGGCATTAAAAAACAGACATTCCCAACCCCACGGGGTTATGTGAGTGATTTTGCCGAACTCTTCGATCAGGAATGGAAATCGCGGATTCGTGGGGTGTGTAAGGAATTAGAAACCCGGACCGGGGTGGAATTAATTGTGGTGACCATCCCCACCGTAAAACCCTATCCCCATGCTCGTAATTATGCGGAAGCGCTGTATGAAGAATGGCGAATTGGCACAGCACAGAAAGAACAAGGGATTCTGCTATTGACCTCATTGAATGAACGGCAAGCGGTGGTAGTCTTGGGAAAAACCTTAATCCCGGTCATTGGAAAACCTCAGCTTGATATATTATCCGAGCAGCACCTCATACCCATGTTTCAGTCTTCCAACTATGGGGAAGCGATATTCCAAACGGTGGTCGGACTCTCGGCGGCGTCGGGAAAAGTCACCAAAGATCCGGTTAAAAAGAAAAAATCAAGCGCAGGGTTTTGGATGAATGTCGCTGTGGTGGTGGCGATGCTCTTTGCACTCTGGCGTTTCACTCGTCCCGAACGTCGACATCCGTTTCAACGATGGCGGCGAGGTGAATATTGGGGAACTGGCCAAGGCGGCTTTGGTGGCGGGTTCGGCGGCTTTGGTGGCGGCACCAGCGGGCAGGGTTTGTCGTAA
- a CDS encoding tetratricopeptide repeat protein yields MRPSHSAQLNDQGNQHFSRGFYTEAYQCYVKALEADRKSGDQRAMVATLGNLGNICAVSGQREQANNYYQEVLVLQKLLGDDRGISSTLANLGNLHVDAGEWERGRAYYLEALDIMNLYKDDRAKAVLLSDLGLVAKETKEFDQALEYYSQSITLMNRVGNHAGQADVYKMLARMYLAWNRLDDAMACANTSLAIAERLRDELRMGGAWYTLAGCHEASGHDEEAARLLHRVIRVDRKYGLPKLEENSQRLAKIQQRLAEKTQTNS; encoded by the coding sequence ATGCGGCCATCTCATTCAGCCCAACTCAACGACCAAGGCAATCAGCATTTTTCTCGTGGCTTTTATACGGAGGCCTATCAGTGTTATGTCAAAGCCTTGGAAGCTGATCGAAAAAGCGGGGATCAACGAGCAATGGTCGCCACCTTGGGAAATTTGGGAAATATTTGCGCCGTCAGCGGGCAACGTGAACAGGCCAATAATTACTACCAAGAAGTCTTGGTGCTTCAAAAACTTCTTGGCGATGATCGGGGTATTAGTTCGACATTGGCTAATCTTGGCAATTTGCATGTCGATGCTGGGGAATGGGAACGCGGACGCGCTTATTACCTAGAAGCGCTCGATATCATGAACCTCTATAAGGATGATAGAGCCAAGGCCGTGCTCCTCTCTGACTTGGGACTTGTGGCCAAAGAAACCAAAGAGTTTGATCAAGCCTTGGAGTATTATTCCCAATCGATTACCCTCATGAACCGTGTAGGCAATCATGCAGGGCAGGCGGATGTTTATAAAATGCTGGCGCGCATGTATTTAGCCTGGAACCGCCTTGATGATGCCATGGCTTGTGCAAACACAAGCTTGGCCATTGCCGAACGATTACGTGACGAACTTCGAATGGGGGGGGCTTGGTATACCTTAGCAGGATGTCATGAAGCCTCCGGCCATGATGAGGAAGCCGCGCGGTTATTGCATCGCGTCATTCGTGTTGATCGAAAATATGGATTACCGAAACTTGAAGAAAACTCACAGCGTCTTGCGAAAATTCAGCAACGACTCGCCGAAAAGACTCAAACAAATTCATAA
- a CDS encoding HEPN domain-containing protein codes for MMTNSPNNQEEDTMSSVEIPLFVKNMGHQIIAYILNINNQDAQDLINGNFELDGNQPVVLKDYIRICRQLRMQSIDQGDVDFPIMHSFSDLFEGQRHLFNLWREHLGGESLTIESKDRVAYLVSCLAFEIYPLFLIKPPSNSSYFANPFFRIGSALYKLPARYELFKEILKDDSLKKIFSKIGKNDMETIGYYSSSTGRGGSFQLSGFPETLISNAFELMQLRGTISKEALLPPIEEVINMVRDVADGKTIRVPVFIGFHNVGLKSLDSLDIEWGKIRGYNSEILDLVPSAARPSVLSEENVSLGFILESEYQYKVDFLQPSADEKLTWPPEFRQARSELEKTQENLSLTFALALERNPPVGITPAWTLIVDPISLGTNISWSNKLRSPVQHYLLSAGSSESLKHWSSTINSSNDETIRIAIRRILSAINERTNPIDGFVDAVIAWENLFGGNDELSFRISISISKLLKDLPKDRLGLQKKIVKFYNYRSQIVHGVIEISHEDAVQKRNECLEIALSTLRKLYEEHNDLIEDPDRSKKLALM; via the coding sequence ATGATGACGAATTCACCTAACAACCAAGAGGAAGATACAATGAGCAGTGTGGAGATCCCACTATTTGTGAAGAATATGGGGCATCAGATTATTGCATACATACTAAATATAAATAATCAAGACGCCCAGGATCTAATCAATGGAAATTTTGAATTGGATGGAAACCAACCAGTGGTTCTTAAAGACTATATTCGAATTTGTCGCCAGTTAAGGATGCAGTCTATTGATCAAGGCGATGTCGATTTCCCCATTATGCATAGTTTTTCTGATCTTTTTGAAGGGCAGAGGCACTTGTTTAATTTATGGCGAGAGCATTTGGGTGGGGAATCACTTACAATTGAGAGCAAAGACAGAGTTGCTTATTTAGTCTCCTGCCTTGCGTTCGAAATATATCCACTATTTTTAATAAAACCACCGTCTAACAGTTCTTATTTTGCAAATCCTTTTTTCCGGATAGGGTCTGCATTATATAAATTACCTGCTCGTTATGAGCTATTTAAGGAAATATTAAAAGATGATTCATTGAAAAAAATATTCTCAAAAATTGGTAAGAATGATATGGAGACAATTGGGTATTATAGTTCATCTACTGGTCGCGGTGGTAGTTTTCAGCTATCGGGCTTCCCGGAAACGCTAATCTCAAATGCATTTGAGCTCATGCAGCTACGTGGAACCATATCAAAAGAGGCTCTTTTACCTCCGATTGAAGAAGTTATAAATATGGTTCGAGATGTTGCTGATGGGAAAACGATTAGGGTTCCCGTATTTATTGGATTTCATAACGTGGGTTTGAAAAGTCTAGATTCTCTAGATATCGAGTGGGGTAAAATAAGAGGATATAATTCAGAAATTCTGGACCTTGTACCTTCAGCAGCTAGACCGTCTGTTCTATCTGAAGAAAATGTATCCTTAGGATTCATTCTAGAATCTGAGTATCAATACAAAGTTGATTTTTTACAGCCAAGTGCAGATGAGAAGCTGACATGGCCACCTGAATTTAGACAAGCGAGGAGTGAACTAGAAAAAACTCAAGAAAACTTGAGTTTGACATTTGCCTTGGCATTAGAGAGGAACCCACCAGTAGGCATTACGCCTGCTTGGACACTTATTGTTGATCCCATAAGTCTTGGCACAAACATATCTTGGTCAAACAAACTAAGGTCGCCAGTGCAGCACTATCTATTAAGCGCAGGGTCATCGGAGTCACTAAAGCATTGGTCTTCGACTATAAATTCGTCAAATGATGAGACAATAAGAATAGCTATTCGGCGAATCCTTTCTGCAATCAATGAACGCACAAATCCCATTGATGGATTCGTGGACGCTGTTATAGCGTGGGAAAACCTATTTGGAGGTAATGACGAGTTAAGTTTTAGAATATCTATCTCAATTTCGAAACTTCTAAAGGACTTGCCAAAGGATAGGTTAGGTTTACAGAAGAAAATCGTGAAATTCTATAACTATAGAAGCCAGATTGTGCATGGGGTAATAGAAATATCACATGAGGATGCAGTTCAAAAAAGAAATGAATGTTTAGAGATTGCCCTGTCTACGCTGAGAAAATTATATGAAGAACATAATGATCTTATTGAGGACCCAGACAGGTCCAAAAAGCTGGCCCTAATGTGA
- a CDS encoding universal stress protein, giving the protein MKILWSVDFSRDSKAAIRCLSGVDFPKGSEGLLLHVISKNEELRRLGHISDFAINLSQLQQKTIERVHRNLKKLADRFLPSTLSRSILVREGNPGKEILTVLNKEHLDLAVLGTRGVTGINRFLLGSVSDWILQEAPCPVLIARGAGRKEKRGMRIVLATDGSSKTEIAVEFINQLSFPPNSEIVLFHVIEPIDYTIVQDDYRTLGLGPSGLQELQKLVKEVHGRRKKSQESLLKQTKKSLTLRKGKVEHIAVGYAAEEIVKAAYRFRADLVVIGSRGLTGVKRTLLGSVSSRVVRHAPCSVLVVRKNEKSKRVRI; this is encoded by the coding sequence ATGAAAATTCTCTGGAGTGTGGACTTTTCGCGTGATTCGAAGGCAGCAATCCGATGTTTATCGGGTGTAGATTTTCCGAAAGGATCAGAAGGGTTATTGCTACATGTGATCTCGAAAAACGAAGAACTTCGAAGGTTGGGACATATTTCTGACTTCGCGATAAATTTGAGCCAACTTCAACAGAAGACCATTGAGCGTGTTCACCGAAACCTGAAAAAACTGGCCGATCGATTTTTGCCGTCAACGCTTTCACGATCCATTCTAGTGAGAGAAGGCAATCCGGGAAAAGAGATTTTAACCGTTCTCAATAAAGAACACCTTGATTTGGCGGTATTGGGTACACGAGGGGTTACCGGAATCAATCGTTTCCTGCTTGGCAGTGTGAGCGATTGGATTCTCCAAGAGGCCCCCTGCCCAGTACTTATCGCCCGAGGAGCTGGACGGAAAGAAAAGCGTGGCATGCGAATCGTCCTGGCCACGGATGGTTCTAGTAAGACTGAGATCGCAGTAGAGTTTATCAACCAGTTATCTTTCCCCCCCAACTCAGAGATTGTCCTCTTTCATGTCATCGAGCCAATCGACTATACGATAGTGCAAGATGATTATCGAACCTTAGGTCTCGGGCCTTCTGGTCTCCAGGAATTACAAAAATTAGTCAAGGAAGTTCACGGGCGACGAAAAAAATCCCAAGAATCCCTCTTGAAGCAGACCAAAAAAAGTCTAACCCTACGCAAGGGAAAAGTGGAACATATTGCCGTGGGGTATGCTGCCGAGGAAATTGTCAAAGCTGCCTATCGATTTCGGGCAGACTTGGTCGTCATAGGCTCTAGGGGGCTCACCGGCGTGAAGCGAACCTTGCTCGGAAGCGTCTCCAGTCGTGTGGTGCGCCATGCGCCATGCTCCGTCCTGGTTGTACGAAAAAATGAAAAGTCAAAAAGAGTACGAATCTAA
- a CDS encoding DUF3386 family protein, which produces MEYAREEAKTDVQDDPKARELLRQAFEKTSRWPEGFAGFEADLSINVNGEVTNGKVTVKSSKEVDVSLPNEDLQKWAQGQISMIATHRGPRNFEDSDGKYNLSFAGQENHPQGPRISLGDSMGSTYRIKDNRITQINRKMPYVAFTINVEDSAVTQDDKYLTTRYTVYYFSPKDGSLANVESFSDTHTRMGNADLPATRRIISYEKGEMVTRLITFQNHKPL; this is translated from the coding sequence ATGGAATACGCACGGGAAGAAGCCAAAACCGATGTCCAGGATGATCCAAAAGCCCGGGAGCTATTACGCCAAGCGTTTGAAAAGACTTCGCGATGGCCTGAGGGGTTTGCCGGGTTTGAAGCGGATCTATCCATCAACGTCAACGGCGAAGTGACCAATGGCAAGGTCACCGTCAAATCATCCAAAGAGGTTGATGTCTCTTTGCCAAATGAAGATCTTCAAAAATGGGCTCAAGGCCAAATTTCAATGATTGCCACTCATCGGGGTCCAAGAAATTTCGAAGACTCTGATGGCAAGTACAACCTGTCTTTTGCTGGGCAGGAAAATCATCCCCAGGGGCCACGCATTAGTTTAGGCGACTCGATGGGGTCCACCTATCGTATCAAGGATAATCGGATTACCCAGATTAATCGCAAAATGCCCTATGTGGCGTTCACCATTAATGTCGAAGATAGCGCGGTGACTCAAGATGATAAATATCTTACGACCCGGTACACGGTGTATTACTTCTCCCCCAAGGATGGGTCTTTAGCCAACGTCGAAAGTTTTTCCGACACGCACACCAGAATGGGCAACGCCGACCTTCCCGCTACGCGACGGATTATCTCTTATGAAAAAGGCGAAATGGTCACGCGGCTGATCACGTTCCAGAACCATAAACCGTTATAA
- a CDS encoding DUF5069 domain-containing protein, whose translation MDLRTGYPRSVRNKLGEFVHLARMIDKCRAKQDGQLGEYLYPCPMDQKFLDFVGITRDAFFNAVGSRTDEEVLHWVHMNAKSHTPQEIEAWNTALLTRGPNTDEKAEYFLKTRDSIDPTRTDITTWADLLDLDEGREVPIRK comes from the coding sequence ATGGATCTTCGAACTGGGTATCCACGGAGCGTTCGCAATAAACTTGGGGAATTTGTGCACTTGGCCCGGATGATTGATAAATGCCGGGCCAAGCAAGACGGCCAGTTGGGTGAATATTTGTATCCGTGCCCAATGGACCAAAAATTTTTGGATTTTGTTGGTATAACCAGAGATGCGTTTTTTAATGCCGTTGGCTCCCGCACCGACGAGGAAGTCCTTCACTGGGTTCACATGAACGCCAAATCCCACACCCCTCAGGAAATTGAAGCCTGGAACACCGCCCTCCTGACTCGTGGTCCAAACACCGACGAAAAAGCCGAGTACTTCTTGAAAACTCGCGACAGCATCGACCCGACCCGCACCGATATCACCACCTGGGCTGATTTATTGGACCTGGACGAAGGCAGAGAGGTGCCGATACGAAAGTAA
- the purL gene encoding phosphoribosylformylglycinamidine synthase subunit PurL, with amino-acid sequence MQRSSTDITPEVIQQHGLSDEEYQQILKHLGREPNLTELGVFSVMWSEHCSYKSSRIHLKRFPTEGERVIQGPGENAGAVDIGDGLCAVFKMESHNHPSFIEPFQGAATGVGGILRDIFTMGARPIALLDSLRFGELDQAKNRHLLKGVISGISWYGNCIGVPTVGGEIVFNDIYGKNPLVNVFCLGIVKTDQLLRGAAEGVGNPVLYIGAKTGRDGIHGATMASDSFDDASEKKRPNVQVGDPFLEKLLLEACLEFLDKDILAGIQDMGAAGLTSSSCEMASRAGTGIELELANVPRREPNITPYELMLSESQERMLLVAKAGKEDQVLAICKKWGIDAAVVGKVTDDGFVRLKEHGTVVAEIPAKALADESPKYERPIKPPEYQDVLQSYSFDNLPDVKDPETVLRSLLESPTIASKSWVYRQYDHMVGINTIVRPGSDAAVVRIKGTNKALAMTTDGNSRYCLLNPYMGGTLAIAEAARNLVCSGAQPIGVTDCLNFGNPERPDIMWQFVLAVEGISDACRAFHIPVVSGNVSLYNETNGLSIYPTPVIGMVGLIEPAEHATTQWFKNPGDRVIVLGETKEDLGGTEYLKIVHYREQGSPPWLNLETEKALHDCLLAMIHQGWVQSAHDCSDGGLAVTLAECCFSPQVVDGKALGGKIQLESDGQRLDALLFGESPSRVVLSISPEHSKQVLSFCQEREVPAMDVGEVGGVDLDIAVTGGRSTPGCSLHLPVTDLFDLWNSSLEHKLHD; translated from the coding sequence ATGCAGCGCTCTTCGACTGACATTACGCCAGAGGTGATTCAACAGCACGGCCTGTCGGATGAAGAGTATCAGCAGATCCTCAAACATCTTGGACGCGAGCCGAATCTCACCGAGCTAGGTGTCTTTTCCGTGATGTGGAGCGAGCATTGCTCGTACAAGAGTTCTCGGATTCATCTTAAGCGATTTCCCACAGAAGGGGAGCGCGTGATCCAAGGACCAGGGGAAAATGCCGGAGCAGTGGATATCGGGGATGGACTTTGCGCTGTGTTTAAAATGGAATCCCACAACCATCCGTCGTTCATCGAACCATTTCAGGGAGCGGCCACCGGAGTCGGGGGTATTCTCCGCGACATTTTCACGATGGGCGCCAGACCCATTGCGCTTCTGGATTCTCTTCGATTCGGCGAGCTGGATCAGGCAAAAAACCGGCATTTACTCAAAGGCGTGATCTCCGGCATTTCCTGGTATGGCAATTGTATTGGCGTGCCCACGGTCGGCGGCGAAATTGTGTTTAACGATATTTATGGCAAAAACCCGCTGGTGAATGTGTTTTGCCTGGGCATTGTGAAAACAGATCAACTGCTGCGAGGTGCCGCCGAAGGAGTCGGCAATCCCGTGTTGTATATCGGCGCCAAAACTGGGCGCGATGGCATCCATGGGGCCACCATGGCCTCGGACAGTTTTGATGACGCTTCGGAGAAGAAACGGCCGAATGTCCAGGTGGGCGATCCCTTTTTGGAAAAACTCTTGCTCGAAGCCTGTCTGGAATTCTTGGATAAAGATATTTTGGCAGGTATCCAGGATATGGGGGCGGCTGGATTGACGAGTTCTTCCTGTGAAATGGCCTCAAGGGCTGGGACGGGTATTGAACTGGAACTGGCGAATGTCCCCAGGCGCGAACCTAACATAACCCCGTACGAACTCATGCTTTCGGAATCCCAAGAGCGCATGTTGCTGGTGGCTAAGGCGGGAAAAGAAGATCAAGTCCTGGCAATTTGCAAAAAATGGGGCATTGATGCGGCAGTAGTCGGGAAGGTGACCGATGACGGTTTTGTGCGTTTAAAGGAGCATGGAACGGTGGTCGCTGAAATTCCCGCGAAGGCCTTAGCCGACGAAAGCCCAAAATATGAGCGCCCGATAAAGCCACCAGAATATCAAGACGTCTTGCAATCCTACTCTTTTGACAATCTGCCTGATGTAAAAGACCCCGAGACTGTTCTGCGTTCCCTTTTAGAATCTCCTACGATCGCCAGCAAGTCCTGGGTGTATCGGCAATACGACCATATGGTGGGGATTAATACCATCGTTCGTCCTGGTTCGGATGCAGCAGTCGTACGAATTAAAGGCACAAACAAGGCCTTGGCCATGACCACCGATGGTAACAGCCGGTATTGCCTGCTCAATCCTTACATGGGCGGCACCTTAGCTATTGCCGAAGCGGCTCGCAATTTGGTGTGTTCTGGCGCTCAACCTATTGGTGTAACGGATTGTCTGAACTTTGGGAACCCCGAACGGCCGGACATTATGTGGCAGTTTGTGCTTGCCGTCGAAGGCATTTCGGATGCCTGCCGTGCCTTTCACATTCCTGTCGTGAGCGGCAACGTAAGCCTGTACAACGAGACCAATGGGCTATCGATTTATCCCACCCCCGTTATCGGGATGGTTGGGCTTATCGAGCCTGCGGAACATGCCACGACCCAATGGTTTAAGAACCCTGGGGATCGCGTTATTGTGCTGGGGGAAACCAAGGAAGATTTAGGTGGAACGGAGTATCTGAAAATCGTACATTATCGGGAGCAGGGGAGTCCGCCTTGGCTTAATTTGGAAACGGAAAAAGCTCTTCACGATTGCTTGCTGGCCATGATTCACCAAGGGTGGGTTCAATCCGCGCATGATTGTTCGGATGGAGGCCTGGCTGTTACACTTGCCGAATGTTGCTTCTCTCCTCAAGTCGTTGACGGGAAAGCCTTGGGTGGAAAAATTCAGCTGGAGTCGGATGGGCAGCGATTGGATGCGCTGCTTTTTGGAGAAAGCCCCTCCCGTGTGGTACTTTCTATTTCCCCCGAACATTCGAAACAGGTGTTGTCTTTCTGTCAGGAACGAGAGGTTCCTGCCATGGATGTGGGAGAAGTTGGTGGGGTCGACTTAGATATTGCGGTAACTGGTGGGCGGTCAACTCCTGGATGCAGCCTTCACTTGCCCGTCACTGATTTATTTGATCTTTGGAATAGCAGCTTAGAACACAAGCTTCACGACTAA
- a CDS encoding MFS transporter, producing MKRGQRYGLRDAFFYALSQGGGESYLSAFALIFHASPFQIGLLSAIPQTLGVWAQFLSVWLLNRLQARRPVILTGMVAQMCMWGPLLALPWVFPEIGAWLVIGCAVAYFTMGHLVIPAWNSLMTDLVHSHQWGSYFSRRARVMTMTQFLALVGGGVLLHWVEGLGRPLIGFGILFFFAAAARAASALSLARVDESVVPALPKLDISLLPSKQWIHSQNFGKFLLFSGSLHAAVLIAGPYFVIYLLQDLHWSYLEYTFWLASGVLGQILTFPLWGRLSDQYGTKALIRWCGIFVPFLPMLYLFHTGVPYLVAINFFGGVLWSGMALGLQNFVFHAVPREDRAMGVAVYNTANALGWFIGAMAGSWLAVTLPSQAVVPILQISLTTSLPLVFLVSGFLRAIVIGGLLRGFTEPQASKLQQAA from the coding sequence ATGAAACGGGGACAACGCTATGGCTTACGGGATGCCTTCTTTTATGCCCTTTCTCAAGGCGGAGGCGAATCGTACCTCTCAGCTTTTGCGTTGATCTTTCATGCTTCCCCGTTTCAAATTGGACTTTTATCGGCCATTCCCCAAACACTAGGCGTATGGGCCCAGTTCCTTTCCGTCTGGTTACTCAATCGACTCCAGGCACGTCGGCCGGTCATTCTCACGGGCATGGTCGCCCAAATGTGTATGTGGGGACCATTGTTGGCTTTACCGTGGGTCTTCCCTGAAATCGGGGCGTGGCTGGTCATTGGTTGTGCGGTGGCGTATTTCACTATGGGGCACCTGGTCATTCCTGCCTGGAATAGTCTCATGACCGATTTGGTGCATTCTCATCAATGGGGATCTTATTTTAGTCGGCGCGCACGCGTTATGACGATGACACAATTTCTGGCATTAGTTGGAGGAGGGGTGTTGTTGCATTGGGTTGAGGGCCTAGGCCGGCCCCTTATCGGTTTTGGCATACTCTTTTTCTTTGCCGCAGCCGCACGAGCCGCTTCGGCTTTGTCGTTGGCTCGAGTGGATGAAAGCGTGGTTCCCGCTCTCCCCAAACTTGATATTTCGCTCTTGCCCTCAAAGCAATGGATCCACAGCCAAAATTTCGGAAAATTTCTTCTGTTTTCCGGCTCCCTTCATGCAGCGGTATTGATTGCCGGTCCATACTTCGTGATTTACCTGTTACAAGATCTGCACTGGAGTTACCTGGAATATACATTCTGGCTGGCTTCAGGAGTCCTAGGACAAATTCTCACGTTTCCCTTGTGGGGACGATTGAGTGATCAATATGGAACCAAGGCCCTGATCCGCTGGTGTGGGATCTTCGTGCCATTTTTACCGATGCTGTATTTGTTCCATACCGGCGTGCCCTACTTGGTGGCAATCAATTTCTTTGGCGGGGTGTTGTGGAGTGGGATGGCGCTGGGGTTACAGAATTTTGTGTTTCATGCGGTGCCACGCGAAGATCGGGCAATGGGCGTGGCAGTCTATAATACGGCGAATGCCTTGGGATGGTTTATTGGCGCTATGGCCGGCAGTTGGTTGGCTGTCACTTTACCAAGCCAAGCCGTCGTGCCCATCTTACAAATTTCTTTGACCACGAGTCTCCCTTTGGTTTTCTTAGTCTCAGGATTCTTACGCGCCATCGTCATTGGAGGACTGCTCCGCGGGTTTACCGAACCTCAAGCAAGTAAGCTACAGCAAGCTGCGTAA